A DNA window from Pedobacter africanus contains the following coding sequences:
- the purE gene encoding 5-(carboxyamino)imidazole ribonucleotide mutase has protein sequence MNDKNEQKHIKAGIIMGSKSDLPVMNDAADIFREFGVEFEITVVSAHRTPERMFEYAKNAASRGLKVIIAGAGGAAHLPGMVASITTLPVIGVPVKSSNSIDGWDSILSILQMPNGIPVATVALNAAKNAGLLAVQILSTADTSLAEKMQAYKDELRKKVEESAAEMEK, from the coding sequence ATGAACGATAAGAACGAGCAAAAGCACATCAAAGCAGGTATCATCATGGGCAGTAAATCAGATCTTCCTGTGATGAACGATGCTGCAGATATATTCAGGGAATTTGGTGTTGAATTTGAGATAACCGTGGTCTCTGCACACCGCACACCAGAAAGGATGTTTGAATATGCTAAAAATGCTGCTTCGCGTGGTTTAAAGGTAATTATTGCCGGAGCCGGTGGTGCAGCCCATTTGCCTGGAATGGTAGCTTCCATTACCACTTTACCTGTAATAGGTGTGCCGGTTAAATCTTCAAATTCTATTGATGGCTGGGACTCTATACTTTCCATTCTGCAAATGCCAAATGGGATCCCTGTGGCCACCGTAGCTTTAAATGCAGCAAAAAATGCTGGTTTACTCGCAGTACAAATCCTTTCCACTGCCGATACTTCACTTGCTGAAAAAATGCAGGCTTATAAAGATGAGTTGCGCAAAAAAGTAGAAGAGAGTGCGGCTGAAATGGAAAAATAG
- the pdxH gene encoding pyridoxamine 5'-phosphate oxidase, with protein sequence MELNKNNLHDLRQEYRSARLTEQDVDQNPMAQFGKWFNAAVDALLYEPNVMTLATADRFGKPTARIVLLKGYDENGFVFYTNYESKKGQDLLENPQAALVFFWPELERQVRIEGLVSKVDTQTSADYFHSRPVGSQIGAMASAQSRVLENRQLLEDKVEELSKTYAGQEIPHPLHWGGYLIEPSHLEFWQGRPSRLHDRIVYDLVDGSWIINRLAP encoded by the coding sequence ATGGAGCTTAACAAAAACAATTTACACGACCTGAGGCAGGAATACCGTTCTGCCCGGCTTACAGAACAGGATGTTGATCAAAACCCAATGGCACAATTTGGAAAGTGGTTTAATGCTGCTGTAGATGCGCTGTTGTATGAACCGAATGTAATGACGCTGGCAACAGCCGACAGGTTTGGAAAGCCTACAGCAAGAATTGTGCTGCTGAAAGGTTATGATGAAAATGGTTTTGTTTTTTATACCAATTATGAGAGTAAAAAAGGTCAGGACCTGCTGGAAAACCCACAAGCTGCACTGGTATTTTTCTGGCCCGAGCTGGAGCGCCAGGTGCGTATTGAAGGCCTGGTAAGCAAGGTCGATACCCAAACCTCGGCCGATTATTTTCATTCAAGGCCGGTCGGCAGTCAGATTGGTGCCATGGCCTCAGCACAAAGCAGGGTACTGGAAAATCGTCAATTGCTGGAAGACAAAGTAGAAGAGCTCAGCAAAACCTATGCGGGGCAGGAAATCCCGCATCCCCTGCATTGGGGAGGGTACCTTATTGAGCCCAGCCACCTGGAGTTCTGGCAAGGCCGTCCGAGCAGGCTGCACGACAGAATTGTATATGATCTGGTGGATGGTTCGTGGATTATAAATAGATTAGCACCATAA
- the queG gene encoding tRNA epoxyqueuosine(34) reductase QueG, whose protein sequence is MAANASTYSKMIKDEAFRLGFMQCGIARATFLEEEAPKLEKWLQDNHHGKMGYMENHFDKRLDPRLLVEGSKSVISLSLNYYPDKQQSDPEAPKISKYAYGMDYHQVIKDKLFQLLNYIRQEIGEVDGRAFVDSAPVLDRAWAKRAGIGWIGKNSNLINKKSGSFFFLAELIVDLELEYDHPFETDHCGTCTKCIDACPTEAILSPFVIDAKKCISYLTIELREEIDQDFKDKMDNWMFGCDVCQDVCPWNRFAVPHTEPLFKPNAQLLEMKKEDWLDITEDVFKTIFKNSAVKRTKFKGLTRNIDFIKKTS, encoded by the coding sequence ATGGCAGCTAATGCATCGACATACAGCAAAATGATCAAGGATGAAGCCTTCAGGCTTGGCTTTATGCAATGCGGCATAGCCAGGGCAACCTTTCTTGAGGAAGAGGCGCCAAAACTTGAAAAATGGCTCCAGGACAACCATCACGGAAAGATGGGCTATATGGAAAACCATTTCGATAAAAGACTGGACCCCAGGCTACTTGTTGAAGGTTCAAAATCGGTGATCTCGCTCAGCTTAAATTATTATCCGGATAAACAGCAATCGGATCCGGAGGCCCCAAAAATCTCTAAATATGCTTACGGCATGGATTACCACCAGGTAATTAAGGATAAACTGTTCCAGCTGCTCAACTATATCCGCCAGGAAATTGGTGAGGTTGATGGCCGGGCATTTGTGGATTCTGCACCGGTGCTGGACCGCGCCTGGGCCAAACGCGCGGGCATCGGCTGGATTGGCAAAAACAGCAACCTGATCAACAAAAAAAGTGGCTCCTTCTTCTTTTTAGCGGAACTGATCGTAGACCTCGAACTGGAATACGACCATCCTTTTGAAACCGACCATTGCGGCACCTGCACCAAATGTATTGATGCCTGCCCAACTGAGGCCATCTTATCACCTTTCGTTATCGACGCCAAAAAATGCATTTCTTACCTCACAATTGAGCTCAGGGAGGAAATTGATCAGGATTTTAAAGATAAGATGGACAACTGGATGTTTGGCTGCGACGTATGTCAGGATGTGTGCCCATGGAACAGATTCGCCGTACCGCATACGGAACCTTTATTTAAACCCAATGCGCAACTGCTAGAAATGAAAAAAGAAGATTGGCTGGACATTACCGAGGATGTCTTTAAAACGATCTTTAAAAACTCTGCCGTTAAACGCACCAAGTTCAAAGGGCTCACAAGAAACATTGATTTCATAAAAAAGACCTCTTAG
- a CDS encoding carbon-nitrogen hydrolase family protein — translation MNIETRKLTLEDYDDLKESMLQAYDTLGGQIWGKATISKLLKLFPEGQLCIAVDDKVVACSLSIIVDYDEYGDKHTYQMITGAYTFSTHDPNGDTLYGIEIFVSPEFRGLRLGRRLYEARKELCESLNLKSIIAGGRIPGYHEFADQLSPRQYIDKVKAKEIYDPTLTFQLSNDFHVRKVLKNYLPGDHESKEFATLIEWNNIYYQGIDASARSAKTIRIGLVQWQMRLFPDIEAFYEQVEFFVDAVSGYKSDFIMFPEFFNTPLLHPYNHLPEMEAMRKLAEHTAEIVERIQQYALAYNVNIISGSMPILENNKLYNATYLCHRSGKTDEYRKIHITPNEQKYYGMVGGDRLQVFDTDCGKVGILICYDVEFPELSRILADQGMQMLFVPFLTDTQNGYTRVRHCAQARAIENECYVAIAGCVGNLPKVNNMDIQFAQSAVFTPSDFAFPTNAVKAETTPNTEMMLVVDVDLHLLDELHHFGTVKILKDRRKDLYEVRLLK, via the coding sequence ATGAATATAGAAACAAGAAAACTGACTTTAGAAGATTATGATGACCTTAAAGAATCTATGCTTCAGGCCTATGATACACTTGGCGGCCAGATCTGGGGCAAGGCAACCATTTCCAAACTTTTAAAGCTGTTTCCTGAAGGACAATTGTGTATTGCAGTTGATGATAAGGTAGTGGCCTGTTCCCTCTCTATTATTGTAGACTATGATGAGTATGGCGATAAACATACCTATCAGATGATAACCGGAGCTTATACTTTCTCTACCCATGACCCCAACGGGGATACCTTATACGGAATTGAGATCTTTGTTTCCCCCGAATTTCGGGGGCTACGCCTGGGGCGCAGGCTCTATGAGGCCCGGAAAGAACTCTGTGAAAGCCTGAACCTGAAAAGCATTATCGCCGGAGGGCGTATCCCCGGTTATCATGAGTTTGCAGACCAGCTGAGCCCAAGGCAATACATTGATAAGGTGAAAGCCAAAGAGATTTACGACCCTACCCTCACCTTCCAGCTGTCGAACGATTTCCACGTAAGAAAAGTGTTAAAAAACTACCTTCCGGGCGACCATGAATCCAAAGAATTTGCCACACTGATAGAATGGAACAACATCTACTACCAGGGTATAGACGCTTCGGCACGTTCGGCCAAGACCATCAGAATAGGCCTGGTACAGTGGCAGATGCGTTTGTTTCCTGATATTGAGGCTTTTTACGAGCAGGTTGAGTTTTTTGTGGATGCGGTGAGTGGCTATAAGTCTGATTTTATCATGTTCCCCGAGTTCTTCAATACTCCGCTGCTCCATCCCTACAATCATTTACCTGAGATGGAAGCCATGCGCAAGCTGGCCGAACATACTGCTGAAATTGTAGAACGCATCCAGCAATATGCACTGGCCTATAATGTAAATATCATCTCGGGCAGCATGCCCATCCTTGAAAACAACAAGTTGTACAACGCCACTTATTTATGCCATAGAAGCGGCAAAACCGACGAATACAGAAAAATACACATCACGCCAAACGAACAGAAATATTATGGCATGGTAGGAGGTGATCGGCTGCAGGTATTTGATACCGACTGTGGTAAAGTAGGGATACTGATCTGTTATGACGTAGAATTTCCCGAACTGAGCAGGATACTGGCAGACCAGGGCATGCAAATGCTCTTCGTCCCTTTTTTAACAGATACCCAGAACGGATACACCAGAGTGAGGCATTGTGCACAGGCTCGGGCCATTGAAAACGAATGTTATGTGGCTATTGCCGGCTGTGTGGGCAATTTGCCCAAGGTAAATAACATGGACATCCAGTTTGCGCAATCGGCCGTATTTACCCCATCTGATTTCGCTTTTCCGACAAATGCTGTAAAAGCGGAAACTACCCCCAACACAGAGATGATGCTGGTAGTGGATGTTGATCTTCATTTGCTGGATGAACTACACCATTTCGGGACAGTAAAAATATTGAAAGACCGCCGCAAAGACCTTTACGAAGTAAGGCTGTTAAAATAA
- a CDS encoding M1 family metallopeptidase produces MIQQIQLAAIFLLLSVPAFAQESLPAPANIQQAYSKGTRHFSGKPGTGYWQNTADYRLKTNFDPASRVLKGEVEISYLNNSPDTLKQLWFKLYPNLYKKGVNVKAKIAPKDMGAGVDVRLLQVNGKITIPVIEGTNMHADIAALAPGKSLKLKIDYQYILNKGSHMRTGQVSDSAHFLAYFFPRVAVYDDIDGWNKYPYTGEEEFYNDFCNFRADITVPKNYVVWATGDLLNANEVFKKEIANRLKNAEQADEVVDVISAEDLKRKAVTSGKDFNTYTFEAKNVTDFAFATSNHYLWKSTSVMVDAVNKRRTRVDAAFNPVHRDYYEVVDFAAKTVQLMSHVFPKWPFPYAHETVFDGLDQMEYPMMVNDNPVDKREDAITLTVHEIFHTMFPFYMGTNETKYGWMDEGWATIGEWLLAPMIDTAMVDDYGVESTAISSGSNNDVPIVTLTPELKGVGTFTNSYPKPGLGYLYVKDYLGDELFIKALHHYISQWQGKHPMPLDFFYSMNEGSGKNLNWFWKRWFFEEGVTDMGIKGVAKTSKGYSIQVENKSFKPLPVDLKLEYADGSSENIHHSIGVWEKGDSLIRIEIISNKSLKKVTLGSVHVPDKDKSDNVFRVK; encoded by the coding sequence ATGATCCAACAAATACAACTGGCGGCAATATTTTTGTTGTTGTCTGTGCCGGCTTTTGCCCAGGAAAGTTTGCCTGCACCTGCAAATATACAACAGGCCTATTCAAAAGGTACAAGACATTTTAGTGGTAAACCTGGGACTGGATATTGGCAGAATACTGCCGATTATAGGTTAAAAACGAATTTTGATCCGGCTTCGCGTGTGTTAAAAGGCGAGGTAGAAATCTCTTACCTGAACAACAGCCCTGATACGCTTAAGCAGCTCTGGTTTAAACTCTATCCTAATCTTTATAAAAAGGGGGTAAACGTAAAAGCGAAGATCGCTCCGAAAGATATGGGGGCAGGTGTAGATGTACGATTACTACAGGTAAATGGCAAGATAACCATTCCAGTAATAGAAGGCACCAATATGCATGCTGATATAGCAGCACTTGCACCTGGCAAATCCCTTAAACTAAAAATAGATTACCAGTATATCTTAAATAAAGGCTCGCATATGCGTACTGGCCAGGTGAGCGATAGCGCTCATTTTCTGGCTTATTTTTTTCCAAGAGTGGCAGTTTACGATGACATAGATGGATGGAACAAATACCCATATACCGGTGAAGAGGAATTTTATAACGATTTCTGTAATTTCAGGGCCGACATTACTGTGCCAAAAAATTATGTAGTGTGGGCTACCGGCGACCTGTTAAATGCAAATGAAGTCTTTAAAAAGGAGATTGCAAACCGCTTAAAAAATGCCGAACAGGCCGATGAAGTTGTAGATGTCATTTCTGCTGAAGATTTGAAACGTAAAGCAGTCACCAGTGGCAAGGATTTCAATACCTATACCTTTGAAGCAAAAAATGTGACCGATTTTGCCTTTGCCACCAGTAATCATTACCTGTGGAAGTCGACCAGTGTAATGGTTGATGCTGTGAATAAAAGAAGGACCAGAGTAGATGCTGCTTTTAATCCTGTTCATCGCGACTACTACGAAGTGGTAGATTTTGCAGCGAAAACCGTGCAACTGATGAGCCATGTTTTTCCAAAATGGCCCTTTCCATATGCGCATGAAACTGTTTTCGACGGGCTCGACCAGATGGAATATCCCATGATGGTAAATGATAACCCGGTCGATAAAAGGGAAGACGCCATCACGCTTACCGTTCACGAGATATTTCACACCATGTTCCCTTTTTATATGGGAACCAATGAAACCAAATATGGCTGGATGGATGAGGGCTGGGCAACCATAGGAGAGTGGTTGCTGGCCCCGATGATCGACACCGCAATGGTAGATGATTACGGAGTCGAATCAACCGCCATTTCTTCAGGCAGCAACAACGATGTACCTATTGTTACCTTAACGCCAGAGTTAAAAGGTGTTGGTACGTTTACCAATTCTTATCCTAAACCCGGGCTTGGCTACCTTTATGTTAAAGATTATCTGGGCGATGAACTCTTTATCAAAGCCCTGCATCATTACATCAGCCAGTGGCAGGGCAAACACCCCATGCCCCTCGACTTCTTTTACAGTATGAATGAAGGCTCGGGTAAAAACCTGAACTGGTTCTGGAAGCGCTGGTTCTTTGAGGAAGGTGTTACCGATATGGGAATAAAGGGTGTGGCCAAAACCAGCAAAGGCTATAGCATTCAGGTAGAAAACAAAAGCTTTAAACCTTTGCCTGTAGACCTTAAACTGGAATATGCCGATGGCTCTTCAGAAAATATCCATCATAGCATTGGCGTATGGGAAAAGGGTGATTCGTTGATTCGTATTGAGATAATTTCTAATAAAAGCCTTAAAAAGGTGACCTTGGGGAGCGTACATGTACCGGACAAGGACAAAAGCGACAATGTGTTTCGTGTAAAATAA
- the ruvB gene encoding Holliday junction branch migration DNA helicase RuvB — protein MNENLDPSAENLSPVERDIEKVLRPQAFEDFTGQEKVMENLKIFVKAAKLRGEPLDHVLLHGPPGLGKTTLSLIIANEMNVGIKVTSGPVLDKPGDLAGLLTGLDEGDILFIDEIHRLSPLVEEYLYSAMEDFKIDIMLESGPNARSVQISLNPFTLVGATTRSGLLTAPLRARFGINSRLAYYDAKLLTTIVLRSSEILKTPITDEGAYEIARRSRGTPRIANALLRRTRDFAQIKGTGQIDTEIARYALNALNVDEHGLDEMDNKILTTIIDKFKGGPVGLKTIATAVGDDEGTIEEVYEPFLIQEGFLMRTSRGREATEAAYKHLKRNFPGQSGRLF, from the coding sequence ATGAACGAAAATCTTGATCCATCTGCAGAAAATCTTTCACCTGTTGAACGCGATATAGAAAAAGTATTGCGGCCGCAGGCTTTTGAAGATTTTACGGGGCAGGAAAAGGTGATGGAGAACCTGAAGATCTTTGTGAAGGCTGCCAAATTACGTGGCGAACCCTTAGATCACGTTCTGCTGCATGGCCCTCCCGGACTGGGAAAAACCACCCTGTCGCTCATCATTGCCAATGAAATGAATGTGGGCATAAAGGTGACCTCCGGCCCGGTATTGGATAAGCCTGGCGACCTGGCCGGACTTTTAACCGGCCTGGATGAAGGTGACATCCTTTTTATAGATGAAATCCACCGTTTAAGTCCTTTGGTTGAAGAATACCTCTATTCTGCAATGGAGGACTTTAAAATAGACATTATGCTGGAGAGTGGACCCAATGCCCGCTCGGTACAGATTTCGTTAAACCCTTTCACCCTGGTAGGCGCTACCACCCGATCGGGTTTACTTACCGCCCCGCTCAGGGCCAGGTTTGGCATCAATTCCAGGCTGGCCTATTACGATGCAAAATTACTGACTACAATTGTTTTAAGGTCGTCTGAAATCTTAAAAACACCAATTACCGATGAAGGTGCCTATGAAATTGCGCGCCGTAGCCGAGGTACCCCCCGTATTGCCAATGCGCTATTGCGCAGGACCCGGGATTTTGCACAAATTAAAGGTACAGGACAGATAGATACGGAAATTGCCCGTTATGCATTGAATGCGCTGAACGTTGATGAACACGGATTGGACGAAATGGACAACAAGATCCTGACCACCATCATTGATAAGTTTAAAGGTGGCCCTGTGGGACTGAAGACCATTGCCACAGCCGTCGGCGATGACGAAGGTACCATAGAGGAAGTGTATGAGCCGTTCCTCATCCAGGAAGGCTTCCTGATGCGGACCTCAAGAGGCCGTGAAGCCACTGAAGCCGCGTATAAGCACCTGAAAAGAAATTTCCCCGGACAAAGTGGCCGATTGTTTTAA
- a CDS encoding 5-(carboxyamino)imidazole ribonucleotide synthase: protein MAKQISDLKLGILGGGQLGRMLIQEGVNYNLTTLVLDPDTDAPCKHLANYFECGSITDFDTVYNFGKKADIITIEIEKVNIEALEQLEKEGKQVFPQSRVIRLIQDKGIQKQFFKENNIPTAPFQLVNTRDDIRNSNFAFPYILKQRRDGYDGKGVMKISNVAEIEQSFDAPCLIEEMIDFEKEVAVIVCRNPNGDMKTFPMVEMEFNPEANLVEFLISPSTYPESLQNKAEVIARNIASPLNITGLLAVEMFVTRDGELLVNELAPRPHNSGHQTIEGNYVSQFNQHLRAIFNLPLGDTRSISNAVMINLLGEKNHNGVAKYQGLEKIMAIDGVYVHLYGKKYTKPFRKMGHITVVDQNRDSAIQKANYVKNTLKVIS, encoded by the coding sequence ATGGCAAAACAAATAAGTGATTTAAAATTGGGGATACTTGGTGGCGGACAACTCGGCAGAATGCTGATACAGGAAGGCGTCAATTACAACCTTACAACCCTGGTTTTGGATCCGGATACCGATGCTCCCTGTAAACATCTTGCAAATTACTTTGAATGCGGCTCTATTACCGATTTCGATACGGTATACAATTTCGGCAAAAAAGCAGACATCATTACCATCGAAATAGAAAAGGTTAATATTGAAGCACTGGAACAATTAGAAAAAGAAGGAAAACAGGTTTTTCCACAGTCAAGGGTGATCCGCCTGATCCAGGACAAAGGCATACAGAAACAGTTTTTTAAAGAAAACAATATACCTACGGCACCTTTCCAGCTGGTAAACACCCGGGACGACATCCGCAACAGCAATTTTGCCTTCCCTTACATCCTGAAACAGCGCAGGGACGGCTATGATGGCAAAGGTGTGATGAAGATCAGCAATGTGGCCGAAATAGAGCAGTCATTCGATGCCCCCTGCCTGATCGAGGAAATGATTGATTTTGAGAAGGAAGTGGCGGTGATTGTGTGCAGGAACCCAAATGGCGACATGAAGACTTTTCCGATGGTGGAAATGGAATTTAACCCTGAGGCCAACCTGGTGGAGTTCCTCATCTCACCATCTACCTATCCTGAGTCGCTGCAAAACAAGGCCGAAGTAATTGCCAGAAACATCGCCTCCCCACTCAATATTACTGGCCTGCTGGCCGTGGAGATGTTTGTCACCCGAGATGGTGAGCTCCTGGTAAATGAGCTGGCCCCAAGACCCCATAACAGCGGCCACCAAACCATCGAGGGCAACTATGTTTCACAGTTTAATCAACATTTGAGAGCGATTTTTAACCTGCCCCTAGGTGATACACGTTCCATCAGCAATGCAGTAATGATCAACCTCCTGGGCGAAAAAAACCACAACGGAGTGGCCAAATACCAGGGACTGGAAAAAATCATGGCGATAGACGGGGTTTACGTACACCTTTATGGTAAAAAATACACTAAGCCTTTCCGTAAAATGGGTCACATTACCGTAGTAGACCAAAATCGAGACAGTGCAATACAAAAGGCCAACTACGTTAAAAACACACTAAAAGTTATTTCATAA
- a CDS encoding YqgE/AlgH family protein produces MISRLQPALGRLLISEPFLMDPNFKRAVVLITDHQDEGTVGFILNQCSTLLLKDVVPELEEASFPVYFGGPVETDTIHFIHRCYDKIGDGQEVAKGIYWGGNFETLKALIRNDSISEDEIKFFIGYSGWGNDQLKREMKENTWIVSDDFHPDVVFSGNEENLWREVIINLGPKYAHVSNFPQDPNLN; encoded by the coding sequence ATGATAAGCAGATTACAGCCCGCTTTGGGCAGGTTATTAATTTCTGAACCATTTTTAATGGACCCTAACTTCAAGCGTGCCGTTGTGCTCATTACAGACCACCAGGATGAAGGTACGGTAGGCTTTATCCTGAACCAGTGCAGTACATTATTGCTTAAGGATGTGGTACCTGAACTTGAGGAAGCCAGCTTTCCTGTTTACTTTGGCGGACCGGTAGAAACGGACACCATACATTTCATCCACAGGTGTTACGATAAGATTGGTGATGGGCAGGAGGTAGCCAAAGGGATATACTGGGGCGGTAATTTTGAAACCTTAAAGGCACTCATCCGAAACGACAGCATCAGCGAAGACGAGATCAAATTTTTTATTGGTTATTCAGGCTGGGGAAATGATCAGCTCAAAAGGGAAATGAAAGAAAACACCTGGATCGTGTCAGACGATTTCCATCCCGATGTAGTTTTCTCCGGTAACGAAGAAAACCTTTGGCGTGAGGTGATCATTAACCTGGGGCCTAAATATGCCCATGTGAGCAATTTTCCCCAGGATCCAAATCTCAATTGA
- a CDS encoding 3-hydroxyacyl-CoA dehydrogenase family protein, translating to MKNIAVIGSGTMGNGIAHTFAQFGYQVNLIDINDEALKKALSTIEKNLDRQLNKGTLSEAEKSATLANITTLTDMKTGVAQSDLIVEAATENLELKLKIFRDLDAFAKPGAILASNTSSISITQIASVTGRGDKVIGMHFMNPVPVMKLVEVIRGYATSDATTETVMELSKKLAKVPVEVNDYPGFIANRILMPMINEAICSLYENVAGVEEIDTVMKLGMAHPMGPLQLADFIGLDVCLAILRVLQDGFGNPKYAPCPLLVNMVMAGNKGIKSGEGFYNYANGVKEAVVAAKFAR from the coding sequence ATGAAGAACATCGCAGTAATTGGCTCAGGCACCATGGGCAATGGCATTGCGCATACTTTTGCGCAATTTGGCTACCAGGTAAATTTAATCGACATTAACGATGAAGCGCTGAAAAAGGCACTCAGCACGATTGAAAAAAACCTGGACAGGCAGCTGAACAAAGGAACGCTTAGCGAGGCAGAAAAATCAGCTACACTGGCCAACATTACCACGCTAACAGATATGAAAACCGGCGTGGCCCAGTCAGATCTTATTGTCGAAGCCGCTACAGAAAACCTGGAGCTTAAGCTTAAAATATTTAGGGACCTGGATGCATTTGCCAAACCGGGAGCCATCCTGGCCAGCAACACCTCCTCCATTTCTATCACCCAGATCGCATCGGTAACCGGTCGCGGCGATAAAGTCATCGGGATGCATTTTATGAACCCGGTACCGGTAATGAAGCTGGTGGAAGTGATCAGGGGTTATGCTACCAGCGATGCAACGACAGAAACAGTGATGGAGCTTTCCAAAAAACTGGCCAAAGTTCCGGTAGAGGTAAACGATTACCCTGGCTTTATCGCCAACAGGATATTAATGCCTATGATCAATGAGGCCATTTGTTCCCTGTACGAAAATGTTGCAGGTGTAGAAGAAATTGATACCGTAATGAAACTCGGTATGGCCCACCCTATGGGGCCTTTGCAACTGGCAGATTTTATTGGACTGGATGTTTGCCTGGCCATATTACGTGTATTGCAGGACGGCTTTGGCAACCCTAAATATGCACCATGCCCTTTATTGGTAAATATGGTCATGGCCGGTAACAAGGGAATCAAATCGGGCGAGGGTTTTTACAACTATGCAAATGGTGTAAAAGAAGCAGTTGTTGCTGCCAAATTTGCCCGATAG
- a CDS encoding BaiN/RdsA family NAD(P)/FAD-dependent oxidoreductase — translation MLILHKNNNINGLMDADAIIIGAGACGLMCAVQAGYLGKKVILLEKNDQPGAKILISGGGRCNYTNIFAGDEQFISANKHFVKSAFTQWTVADTISFFETYGIYGKEKTLGQLFPDGKNAKDVVAVFTSLCADFGQRLICGAQVMDIIVDEGSFTVKYEIGGKTKTLKAPKLVMASGGLPIPKMGATDFALRFARGLGLNIVETAPALVPLTITGKDEDWYARLSGNSVFCRVSNDRIAFEENILFTHWGLSGPAILQISSYWKRGEVFNIDLLPGQQMGSLIEAERKQNGKTLLSTLFNRHFTRKFTDALAKFLPVEKQVAVLTKAELENIEQIIHEFKVKPAGDKGYDKAEVMRGGVDTAELSSKTLECRRIPGLFFGGECLDVTGWLGGYNFQWAWASGFVIAQNL, via the coding sequence ATGCTTATTTTGCACAAAAATAACAATATAAACGGATTGATGGATGCAGATGCTATAATTATTGGTGCAGGGGCTTGTGGTTTGATGTGTGCAGTGCAGGCAGGTTATCTTGGTAAAAAGGTGATACTGTTGGAAAAAAACGACCAGCCAGGGGCTAAAATCCTGATTTCGGGTGGTGGCAGGTGCAATTATACCAATATCTTTGCCGGCGATGAGCAGTTCATATCGGCCAATAAACATTTTGTTAAGTCGGCATTTACACAATGGACAGTAGCCGATACCATCAGTTTTTTTGAAACTTATGGCATCTATGGGAAAGAGAAAACCCTGGGGCAGCTTTTTCCGGATGGGAAAAATGCAAAGGATGTAGTAGCCGTATTTACTTCACTTTGTGCCGATTTTGGACAGCGATTGATTTGCGGTGCGCAGGTAATGGACATTATTGTAGATGAAGGTTCTTTTACAGTGAAATATGAAATTGGCGGTAAAACAAAAACACTGAAAGCACCTAAACTCGTTATGGCCAGTGGCGGTCTGCCCATTCCTAAAATGGGGGCGACCGATTTTGCCTTGCGTTTTGCGCGGGGCCTGGGACTTAACATTGTAGAAACGGCCCCTGCTCTTGTGCCGCTTACCATAACCGGAAAGGATGAGGACTGGTATGCCCGGCTGTCGGGGAACAGCGTTTTTTGCCGTGTAAGTAATGATCGTATTGCTTTTGAAGAAAACATCCTTTTTACCCATTGGGGCTTAAGTGGTCCGGCCATTTTGCAGATCTCATCGTACTGGAAAAGAGGAGAGGTATTCAACATAGACCTGCTGCCCGGTCAGCAGATGGGTTCGCTGATTGAAGCGGAGCGTAAACAAAACGGAAAAACGCTGCTGTCTACTTTGTTTAACCGCCATTTTACACGGAAATTTACCGATGCTCTTGCTAAATTTCTACCCGTTGAAAAGCAGGTGGCAGTTTTAACAAAGGCTGAACTGGAAAACATTGAACAAATTATACATGAGTTCAAGGTGAAACCTGCGGGAGATAAGGGCTACGATAAGGCAGAGGTGATGAGAGGGGGGGTAGATACAGCGGAATTGTCCTCAAAGACATTGGAATGCCGGAGAATTCCGGGTTTGTTTTTTGGCGGGGAATGTCTGGACGTGACCGGCTGGCTTGGGGGCTACAACTTTCAATGGGCCTGGGCAAGTGGGTTCGTTATTGCCCAGAATTTATAA